ATGCTGGTTCTCGTACTGACTACATCTCCTGTTATTCCTGATTGTCACTGACATGCTGATTTGGGTAATAGGAACTGTAGATCAGCAACAGCTGGGATTCAAACCTGTGGAAAGTTACTCTGATGTAATGAACCCGAGGGACCTTTAtcgaattttttttttttttttggcatattcTAACTTGGTTGCCTCTGCTTCCATTTCCTATCTTTCCTGCTTTGTTTTCCCCTGGGTTGAATTTTAGATTCAGGCTGTTCCAAGCAGGAACCTGTGTTCTTCTAGTTTGGAAAACATCTTGCACGTGGCTACTAGAAATAGATGATAAAATCTAGCTTTCTGATTTTTTCCCACGTCTCCACCAAGGAAAAGCAGCCTTTTCAACTGAAGTCTGAAGTTTATCTGTGGGATAAATTATGTACGTCTTggaacaacattccctctaattttttgtCCTGCTGCGCAGGAGCCTCACTTTGTGTGCACAGGGATGCGATGGGCTTTATTCGCAGTGAATAAAACAACTGCCCGTGCGCAGTCCTAATGGAGCTCTGCGCAAGCGAGCACACAGTTTAGTTGGTCTTGAAGTAAGTTTTATAgcatgctgtcaagccaattctgatttctGATGCCCCAtcctggggttttctaggtagagaatactaagaagagattcaccattcccttcttctgaggaaaaTTCAGGGAACAGGTAGCGTGCCCTGGGCTACACAGGTTAGCTCTTCTCAttggaggcaccgtggggaatcaagctcccagtctctggttctgcagccagatatttgaaccattgagctatcctgcCAACCTAAAGCAACTTAATAACAATGTACACTTATATTAAGTTTTTACATTTTAAGACCACACAGTAATGAGAGTTTTGTGGTGCTATACAACTCAAAAACATTCAGTGCACGGTAataataaagtaataataatgaGGTAAGttctaaaaaagcaaaataaaacgaGAGCTGGATGTCATAAAGGCAGAAGTAAAACTAGGAAAAGAagacataccgtatttgccggcgtacaagatgactttttggccctgaaaaacatgcctccaagtggggggggtcatcttgtacgctgggtgcatgtctagcaaaccctccctctctcccagcgaagtcacttacctggtagtaagacccagtagagcccggctcctagcctgggaacagcctgactctagcgctgaacagctgactgtcggaacagcagagaggcggcagccattttgagatgtgaccacatggctgctgcctctccaaaatggctgccgcctccgaaaaggaaccaaaagggttaaaaggaactctccccatgatgcagccaaagcagaatcacgcatgagaaagagggggtagtcttatacaacaagtatataacaaactctacattctgagtgggaatgtggGGGGGGCCATCTTATactcccagtcgccttatacactggcaaatacggtataatTACAAACTTCCAGTTGCACATTGCCTTCTGACTAAGAGGAGCTGCTTGGTTTTCATGCATTCCTCCTTCATTGGTGGGTATCACATCACAGATTTCTGCCTGGTTTCTATATTGTGTCTGCCAAAACAAAAGTACAATGGAGCCATTAAAACAAGGAAATTTATTCCAGTGTAAACTTTCATAgattacaatccatttcttcagacacatgatatagtggccaaaatcctgttgcttaccatagtaaattgcactagaataggtccattgaatcagtgagaatgtGGTGAATTAGCTTATTTTAGCATagtgaggaagaccaaatacaagattgattgacttcctaaagaaggcacaggcttgaatttgcaagagggcattttggagatgacttgttcatagggttgccataagctggaggcaacttgatggcacgtatcAACAGGTTCCTGTtacagtagatccatttgaaGCAGTGGAGCTTACAGAGCAGTTCATTCCGCAAaacttcattgattcaatgggcctgcccTAGTGTACTTTACTActacaagcaacaggattttggccattttgaacTTTTGTAATCAACAAACCCATatactgaaatatatttgtttgtcTTAAAAGTATCACAATATTATTATTCTTGTTATATTTTGGCTCAAACAGACTCACAGTTATCTCAAAACGGTTTTGTTTCTCGTTGTGTCAGGTGTCTTGCAGGATAAGgatcttttctctgtctttgctGACCCAACCATGCTGGACACGTGAGTTTGCTAAATAGCACAGACCCAGGTCTGGTATCGTCCATAATCAGATATTTCTGAACAAGGGGAAGGAGctgtgtttgttctccttgaccAATGCAGAGATACCCTTCTGGCTTGCATTCCAAACTTTTGTCCTGTATCTGGTAGATGTTGCAGCTGACAATTGCAGTTTTTATATGTACCCTGTTAGATCATGATGGTGTTGCTTCCCcgccctctcccccaccccaacaacACTGCTTTGAATTACAGTATTACTATAACAGATATTCTGGTTCTGTACCCCTGGAAGACTAGGAATAATATGCAAATTATCAAACCTTAGTGGTAATCAACATTATTTTCTATAAATCCCCAGCAAGAAACTGTTGTTACTCATTCtgtttaatgtaatttttggacTTAACCCCATTTGTAGCAGTTTAGCTAAACATAAGAACATTCTAACATTATGACGCATTTAGCAGCATAATAGCCAACCATGGGATGTGCTGGATTCTCCTTCAGATGAGGTTTTCATGCATTGGCTACCTTGCCGGCCACCTGTCAGGCATGCTGTATTAGTGGAGTTCTTGCATTAGCAGGATTACAGACTGGATTACCTTTGAGTTCCTTCCAGTTCTATCATGGGCTTAATTCTGTGACTCTGGCCTCCCtgacacttatttatttactaaaaTATGTGTATCCCTTCCTCTGTCAAAAAAAGACTCGCAGCACAGTGCACACAACAGAGCAGTTCAAAGTATCAGAATATGTGGGATCAACACAATTTAATCTATCGGAACTCTACAACCTAGTCAGGTCAAGAAGGAACTGGCACCCACTGGCCTTCTAGGAGAGAAAATTCCACAATAAAAATATACCATATCGATTGTAAAGGGTCCACTTCTGTTTGACCTCTAGTCTTTCTCACTTGGTGAATTTTGCAAAAGGGCTATATCCCCTATTTTGGAAGGAGCAGCACTCTCTTTCTCCCATTTGGCAATTTCAAATTAGGCAGCTCACACCAAAAGACTGTTACATCTTTGTACAGAATATTCTTCGTAGGTTGGGGGCAATAGTATAATGGAACCTCTTGTCACAACCCTGTCTAGGCTCATTCCAACCCATCCTGCTTTGGTGAATGCCATCATCTTGGTTCTCCACTCTGTGGCTGGAAGCACCCCCTTGCCCACTGGAGAGACCTCCTCGCGTAGCATGCCTTCCAGCTCCTATCGGGACATGCCAGGTGAGTGACATGCTCCAGGATAGACGGTATatgagcagaggaggaggaggagagtgttAAAGAGAAATGCCCAGCAAGCGAGTGGAGTGGAGAGCCCATGGAACCACATATCTAGAGAAGGTGGAGATTTGCAGGCAGCTACCTGTTGGAGATATTCTAGTTTTGGACTTCCTGCCTGGAGCAGAGGCTGAACTAGATTGGGGCTGGCAACGTGTGTCCctctagaccagtgtttcccaaccttggttccccagacgttcttggactgtacagtaactcctagaaatcctggccaacgcAGCTAATggtcaggggacccaaggttggtaaacaCTGCTGTAGATGTCATTGAATTCTGCTGATCCCATCGGCCCTAGCTAGTGTAAAGTGTCATGAGGAAcgctgagagttgcagtccaaaagcatcagGAGAGTTGTTCTCTCCTAGATGATCCACAAGACTCTTCTCAGCTCTTAGGGATGCTGGACAGGGAAAAGCAGCACACACTGCTATACGCTGAGATACTTTCATCTCTAAATCTTTGACCTTGCTTTGCTGCACGTACATAATGGAAGCTGGGTCAAAGTTAACCTGTGCTTCATTGTGTCTTCTTGGCAGGTGGCTTCCTTTTTGAAGGTCTCTCTGACGATGAAGATGATTTCCATCAGGTAAAGCGAAAAGGATCTAAAAGTTGGGTTCGTCTCTTGGTGAAGGAAATATAAAGCAAAAGTCTGGAAACAGGCAGTGCAGTGGCAAGTGGGTTGAATTGTTAGCACATACCCAATAATGCCTTTTGGAGCAAGATCATCCCAACTTCATGAATATGCTTTGAATTGAAGAACAAATTCTTCATGGGATCTAAGCTGGTGGCAACTTGAGGTTGGGGATGATAGCCTATGGTCAGCCCATAGTTTGTGGCTGCTGTGAAAAATGTGGCTTGTATGTTGATCTTAACCATATCTGGAATACTGGCTTATCTTTGTTAGTCCCAGCGGTAGTAGATCTGTTGAATCAATGTAACATACAGGTTTTCCTTGTTATGTGTGTAATTCACTTTCAGTTTGCCATGACCCTAGAAATTAATGGTTTCCAAAAGGTACTATCATTAACATCCCTGCTTAGATCTGGCAAAAACTTCCTTCACTGAGTCAATCTGTTTCATGTtagatttttctttttgcctttcgtTATCGTTGTTGTCTTTGCCAGTAATTCTTTCATGCTATCCTGCTTCATGCCTAACTTGCGGGCCAGATTTTCCACTgatgtttggttctgctttatttcctgctTCTGTGTTCCGGTCACCTGTGGTTATTGGCACAATAATCACAATAACTGATTATTGGCACATCCTGTTTTGGTGTTTGGCTAATTCCCCTCTGGCTCACATAAATGCTTCCGATTCTTCTCCACAATTTGTGGGTTGATCACAGACTTCAGTGATTATGGTGGTCTTACTCTGAAATCTGACTGGTGTTTAATCACACTTTCTGTTAAAtcacacttctttttaaaaagtgtgtttttgTTAATAAAAGTAatattacaaatagcagaaataaaactaaaatacaaactcaTTAGTGACTAGACACAATACACAATAAACATTTCCCACCcatgccaccttcacccttgggactaggtaaTCAATAATATCAGTTTATACTCCCCttcaccccattcctctccaaaaatgcattgattcttctgctggcacaTAGCTTTTCCCCTTCAAAAATGCATGCTCcaagtataaattccatacatctttgaaatcattagatttcatcattcctcttcttattttcatttcacatgttaacttgttattaattgctatattccacatttctttataccagacattaagattaatttgtttgttgcttttccatttctttgcaaacattaatcttgctactgtaacCATTGTAACAACTAactctttctgatttttttttcaaatggtcatTAATTATGTCCAGGAGGGCAGTGATTGGTGATATCTGAATATCACACCCAATAATTTTTCTAACGTCTTaaaccagtgcccattctttcttgCTTATTTCACacgtccaccacatatgcataaTATAggcccctttttcctttttgcctccccAGCACTGAGatgctatatttttatttattatattcagtcttACTGGAGTTAAATACCATGTCCATGCATTAAATCACACTTCTCTGGTTGGTTTTCCATAGCCACCTAGTTGGCCTCTGTGTACAGAATGGTGCCCAAGACATACCCCTGGTCTAATCAGTCAGGACTCCCCCTATGTTCCTGCCTTCTTCAGCAAAAGTAGGATTTGGATTGTAGAGGAGTCTGTAAACCAGCCATTTTATGCACATGGTCATAAACAGGTTTTCTCTTTCCAAACAGAGCACAAGGACGACTCCGTCAAGCAGCACCTCTGGGTCCCGCCCAGCATCCCTTGGCTACACTGGGGCAGCAGGACCTCGACCCATCACACAGAGTGAGCTAGCAACGGCCTTGGCCCTGGCCAGCACCCCAGAGAGCAGCTCACACACCCCGACTCCAGGAACACAGGTAAAGGAGGAGCATCAGAAGCCAGGCTTCTTATTCCAACAGCCTCAGTAGAAAAGGGAAAGGTCTCTGGCAGGAGTTCCATACAAaattcagagtttgaaaaagtccCTGTAATCCCTCAGCATGGAGACTGAGATGATGGGTTGCTGTAGCCTCAAAAACGCACATGCAAACGTTATTGCAAAATATCTCGCTTCTATGATGAGCTAAATATTGCTGGTATTGTGCTTATGAAGTAGTTTGCAAATTACTCAGAAGAGAAACTCGAAGAAACCCAGAGGAGTTTGAAGGAGATCAGTCAAACCCACTTCCCAGTTAACTTCCATGGAATTGTACTGCATCTTTATGGTGAAAGCCCCATCAGAACTGGAATGTTCCAAGAAACTAAGCAAACGTTCTTTGCTTTGAGGACTGGCCAGGGGTGGCTaactctggccctccagatgcttatGGGTTGTAACTCCTGTCATATCCCTCACTGTTGTCTCATTAGCTAGAGCTGATGGAAGTTGTGGGCCAGGCAACATCTATAAGGAACATACGTCTTATCTATGGGCTGAACAGATCTTGTGGTCAAGGAGACCTTTCCCCCAGCAACTGAATGTGGCATGGTAGATCTGTCCGATTGGTTGTAAACACTGTATCTTGGCCATCTTTTACCCTCAGAAAGATCTTTTTAGCCGTTCAGTACACCTccaatgggtttccatggctgagctcaagtttttgctctgtttttaagATGGAAATGGTTTCTGGTGTGTTAACTTCCAGTAGATGGTGCTGATCTCCTTGTTCTGTTTGTTGGGGGGTGGCGGAAGAATGGCTTGTGTCTAGAAGAAATGCAGCCCTAAGCCTCTCTATAAACCAATGGACATAACAGCCATATGTAGGCTCCCCATTAAAATCTCAATTCAGGGAAATTGATTCCACTTTGGATATACTGCAGTGCAATTACTTCAGTAGGCGGCAGTCAAGAATCACATCTGAACAACACCAAACTTCCATCTCCTGCCTGAACACTACAAACAAGAATGTTAAACACATACAAATCCCTGCCTCTTGTAGACATAAACCTTGCAAACTTATTTAAGAAATTAACATACTGTGACTCTCTGGTCTAAAGGGGTGGAGTTGATGCAATGAGTTGATGGCTCATTGCTTGGGAAGATTTATTGGATAATCATTCTGGGGTTTCATTCCTGAATCAAGGTGCAAACTCTACTTaagaatacagtaggactgtggtatccgTGTGAGATCAATTCCACTCCCCCCTCtctggtctctggctccttgtagtggccagttctggtaaacacaTCCTGGCAATACATATAAATAGTTATTtcttagtattttcaggcagcggataagtgaatcggtggatattgatcctgtggataggggGGAGTCCTACTATGCTCTCATTGATCTCACGGGAGTCCTACCTGTTCCATCTGAGCTGTGAGAGGGAAGGTCCTCTGACCCAGTTTCAAGCTTCCATTTGCTGTACTCAACTGGTTGTTGGTGTTCAGTTCATTTGGGCCCCTCTGGGTGTGAGGCTTTTGTGCAGATGACCTGTTTTCTCTTGGCAGCAACTgtgttctcttctctcccccctcccccagggacACTCTTCAGGCACGTCTCCGATGTCCTCTGGGGTCCAGTCAGGAACTCCCATCACAAATGACCTCTTCAGCCAGGCTCTACAACACGCCCTGCAGGCGTCTGGACAGCCAAACTTGCAGGTCAGTTGCCTTTTCCCATCTGTTTATCCCGCTGGGGGCCAAAAGGCCTGGGCCTTGCCTGACGGGCAGCGGTTCTCGGGGCAATACATGGTGCCAAAGTGCATGGACGAAGGACTGAGTGGGTAGATAAAAGGCTGGAGACATGCAGTTCCTTTATTTAATGGTTTTGTGAAcatccatccatctttccttcagtaagctcaaggcagcatatgGAGCTTTCCTTCTGTCTATTCtctcctcacaacagccctgtgaggcagaccaaggaggaaaagctgagcaagTATGGCCTGAGTTCTTCCTGTGAGGTTTGTGGCTCGGGGGAAAGAGATCCTGGATCTTCCAAATCCAGCATGCTCAGGGCGGCACTTCGCTGTCTCTGTACCTGGAGCCTTAGTCAGGGTTGGAAATGCTGCTATTTTTGGACCACGgcgcccagaatcccccaccagcATGGACAGTGGCTATACCAGCTGTGGGAATCTCTGGTTTGTGATCCCAAAAAGGcaggtttttcaagctctggcctAAGCAGGCTGGATCAGGGCAGCAAGCTGTGCAAGAAAGACCACACAGGGCATGCTGAGTGGCGAGGAGATCGTGTTATGTCCACAGCGTGGCTatgctgcctggaggattctgggagttggagtccaaaagcCCCAGAGCTGCTTTCCAGTCTACCGAGTGAGCCGGGGCTCTGCCAGAGCTTGGCTTAGCTGCACACCtggtcttttttcttctttgcctgcagagccagtggcAGCCTCAGCTGCAGCAGCTGCGCGACATGGGCATTCACGACGACGAGCTCAGCCTCCGAGCCTTGCAAGCAACCGGCGGGGACATCCAGGCTGCTCTGGAGCTCATCTTTGCAGGAGGAGCCCCCTAACGTCTCTCTGTGAGGACTTTGACCCCAGGAGGCTTTCTGGCGCCCCTGATCCCTCTGTTACTGAACCGGTCCTTGAATGTTCACCACTCGTCACTGTATTGGGCTCCATCATCTTCATGCTCAGCCGTCCAGAATCTTTCCCAAGCTTTCCTCACCAGATTGGAACCTGGGGCTGAGTCCCTGGAGATGAACAGTAGTGGCAAGACGTAAGAACTTGATCTTCAAGGGACAGTTTGTGGAACACCCACACAGCAGCATCCAGGCTAAGCAAAAAGACTCCAGGCCAGAGAGCCTGGAGGCCTACGTTTCCTCTAGGGAGTATCGGGCCACATTTCGCCCAGCACAGTTGCAGGGAAACAAGCGTCCCTTCATTGCCAGAAAGAACTTGCATGTTCTCCCTTCCTTATGTCAGGGGTTTTGCAACTCTTGGTTTCTGTGTATCTGTTAAGGTTGCCTAGATTCATACATCACTAGATTAAAGCTCCCCTTCCGTGATGgccttgccttttctttctttgtttctgtgaAAACTTAGGACAGAGAAGGATGAATATATTTGGTATTAAAGAATGTAAGAGCTTTGTGACACAGTGGTCAAAGTgcggtactgcagccaaaactctgctcacaacctggattcgatcccaggtagccagttcaaggttcactcagccttccatccttccaacatcagtaaattgagtacccagctcgtggggCAGGGGTGTGCAAGGTGTAgcttgcagaattaaattgtaaaccacccagaaagtgcttcaAGTGCTTTGGGGCAgtagataccgtattttttcaagtataaaatgacactttttccttaattAGTTAGACAAAAAAAATTTGAggttcattttatacacagaaggcagcaacttttccctgccttttgtgaagccacggggcttagcaaaaaggaaggggaggctcCCTTACCTAATCGCAGCCCTTtgctcctgaagccctttcatggctgcttcaggatcaaagggctgcgatcgtgCAGCCCTATCACGGCTGCATTactgggcttaggaagtggatgaAGCAGCCAAGAAAGGGCATCAGGATCAAAGGACTGTTATTGTGCAGCCTTCACCCAAAGGGTGCCTTCCATtccatggctttgcaaaaggcaaggaaaagcagcggtcaaagggagccctttaatccctgcttttcctttccttttgctaagctccatggcttagcaaaaggaaggaaaaagcagggatcaaattttctaatttggagttagaaaagcgtgggtcatcttatacattgggtcatcttataaatggaaaaatacggtaagctgAAAGCTTTGgagttttttgtttatttctctctctctctctctctgattttgaGTTTGCTGCTAGAAGCCCTATCAGTTAGAGACAGTTGGGATTCAATTCCCCCGCTGTGCctgctgggagaaaagccagcctttgtagccttgagcaagctgcacagtcccagagcattccCCAAAagacttctgaatattttgtatCTTACAAATTCTGACAAGGATCTCTAAGTcagaatgaatctaaaggatgccaTATGGTCATTATACTGTATAATGCAAATGGAGAATGTGACAGCTTTGTCAGATagctaaaaatcaaacaattaatgcaAGCTTTTATAGATTAGAAACCCCTTTATCAGGCATGTGCCAATAGTTTGTGAGTAGtgtagaaaaattataaatgaatgtcccaaaaGCTCATGGTAAAATGAGTCAACGAGATGGCACATAGTTACTATTACCAGTGTGCATGTTCTgagccgtcaagtcagaacccaacttatagcaaccctaataaggttgtgaggttcaaggtaagtgagatacccCAGGAGTGAtcttatcagttccactcccctagtgagttacCATGACCAAGTGAGGCTTTGAAACTTGTCcacagtcctagtccatcactctatccactaattGGGAATCCATTATTGCTAGTAGCTGTAGGCTTTTTTAGACAGCAGGGGGAGGACTTCTTACATAGCATAAGCAGCACTGCATAAAGTTTGTGGCTGGGAGAAAAGGTGAAATCAACCCCATAGATAGAGTACTTTCTACCGCAAAGTAGAACCTTCAGTAACCTTCTGAACTACCAAAACTGTAAACACCCCTTAAACAGCAAAACTGGAAGTGGCTGAAAGTccacttctagttttgaaaaaatgacacacacacacccacctcCTTAAGCAGTACAGGAAGGCCCTGTGATCACTTTTAAAGGTGAGTGAAATCTCCCGGAGGCCTCAAGGAGCAGCAGTTCCCCCGACAGATTCCTGGTGTATGTGGAAGGACAATCACACAAGTGGGTTTCAGCCATTTGTTGTGCAACTCGTCTGTATAACTGGGTCACGTTTTAGTACCGCTCACACAAGTGCTTTTTCACCAGTGTAGTTTTCtgccccccatttttttcttggGGAAATCTTTTCCACCAAGGGCTAGGAAAGTGCAGTGTGTGCACCGAAACAGTCTGGAGGGGCTTGCATGTGGCTAAAGGGTAGCAATGAGCCCAACTAAAACATCCTTTCAAGTAGGATAATCTCTTGATTCTAGACCTTGTGTAACCCAGTTGTTCTTAGAGTGcagatcccctccctccctccctttccacccacccacctattgCTGCCCCTCAAGGTCTCTTGTGCCTTCTGGAAGAGGATAAGGTGTATGTTTTGAGTGAACAATGGGCCCTCCcacaattattattttgttaaatgtaggaaaatatatttggCCACTTGAGGGTGGAGTGgagccttttattttaaaaacctattttt
The Pogona vitticeps strain Pit_001003342236 chromosome 12, PviZW2.1, whole genome shotgun sequence genome window above contains:
- the UBL7 gene encoding ubiquitin-like protein 7, with protein sequence MSRAGSGKRFRIDEAVGRKHPDSSWSTDWDLTTSRSPQEMNTMSISECYIAVKLADQPLAPKSILRLPETELGECPLGSCSISYLKQLITGKLQESVPDPELIDLIYCGRKLRDDQTLEFYGIQSGSTVHVLRKSWPEPEQKPEPVDKVAAVREFRVLHTALQSSPVFRDSVFKMLGNKESLDQIIVATPGLSSDPIALGVLQDKDLFSVFADPTMLDTLIPTHPALVNAIILVLHSVAGSTPLPTGETSSRSMPSSSYRDMPGGFLFEGLSDDEDDFHQSTRTTPSSSTSGSRPASLGYTGAAGPRPITQSELATALALASTPESSSHTPTPGTQGHSSGTSPMSSGVQSGTPITNDLFSQALQHALQASGQPNLQSQWQPQLQQLRDMGIHDDELSLRALQATGGDIQAALELIFAGGAP